From Paenibacillus sp. V4I7, one genomic window encodes:
- a CDS encoding LysR family transcriptional regulator, giving the protein MNMNQLETLLTISKTMSFRKAGEILNLTQPAVSAQIKSLEDEFGTILIDRNQPVTLTDSGKLFLEHAEKMLRIASDLKQRLSDLHHIPQGHIHIGTTTSIAMQILPRVLSYFQDQFPLIKTTIHSMTSSQIMTSVENSQIDIGITYLFEKNQALETSVLYYDTFELIVSTQHPLSRFAHLSIEKLRNIPFIMLSPETAGRRFVDQIFKAYDVSPHIVMELSSSEEVKRMVELNLGVAIISKLSVADELRHGTLKMVKVNELDITHPVGVVYKSGRYLNSAMQQFLRDLKGMPETQFLGSE; this is encoded by the coding sequence ATGAATATGAACCAGTTAGAAACATTGCTCACCATATCCAAAACAATGAGCTTTCGAAAAGCTGGCGAAATTCTTAACTTGACCCAACCTGCCGTTTCCGCGCAAATAAAGAGCCTTGAAGACGAATTCGGCACAATTCTCATTGATCGCAATCAGCCCGTTACATTAACCGATAGTGGCAAGCTGTTCTTGGAGCATGCAGAAAAAATGCTGCGGATCGCCAGTGATCTCAAGCAGCGGTTGTCTGACTTACATCATATACCTCAAGGTCATATCCATATTGGCACGACAACGTCAATTGCCATGCAGATTTTACCGAGGGTGCTGTCCTATTTCCAAGACCAGTTCCCACTGATCAAGACGACCATTCACTCGATGACCTCTTCCCAAATTATGACTTCGGTGGAGAATAGCCAAATTGATATTGGCATTACGTATTTGTTCGAAAAAAATCAAGCCTTAGAAACTTCGGTGCTTTATTATGATACTTTCGAGCTGATTGTTTCCACACAGCATCCACTTAGCCGATTTGCCCATTTATCTATTGAGAAGCTGCGCAACATTCCATTCATTATGCTTTCTCCGGAAACAGCCGGCCGACGATTCGTTGATCAAATCTTCAAAGCTTATGATGTCTCCCCACATATTGTGATGGAGCTCTCCAGCAGCGAAGAAGTGAAGCGCATGGTGGAGCTAAATCTCGGGGTCGCTATCATCTCCAAGCTTTCTGTCGCAGATGAACTGCGACATGGAACTTTGAAAATGGTCAAAGTGAACGAATTGGATATTACGCACCCTGTAGGTGTAGTATATAAGTCAGGACGCTACTTGAATTCTGCGATGCAGCAGTTCCTTCGTGATCTAAAAGGAATGCCGGAAACCCAGTTTCTCGGCTCAGAATAA
- a CDS encoding histidinol-phosphatase — protein MKFDLHTHHDRCGHAKDKIRDYIEAAIAGGLQVIGISDHSPYFGSPDDQAQPLIAMAKSEFPRYIEEVLQLKKEYEGKIDVLLGVESDYFPDHVEIYRQEYAKYPFDYIIGSVHLSGGVSIFNRNRWKKLNEEQKIQHKEEYYNLIAESARSGMFQILGHIDAMKGFYPAFSDIATPLVNETLKIIGEAGVAIEINTSGKTKDVGGWYPSNEILEQALHYGVEVTFGSDAHLPSRVADDWEEVSKTLKEIGFNHWVYFKNKQKQIVQL, from the coding sequence ATGAAATTCGACCTACATACCCATCATGACCGATGTGGACACGCTAAAGATAAAATTCGCGACTATATCGAAGCCGCTATTGCCGGCGGATTGCAAGTCATCGGGATTTCTGACCATTCCCCTTATTTTGGGAGCCCAGATGATCAGGCTCAACCTTTAATCGCTATGGCTAAGAGTGAATTCCCCCGTTATATCGAGGAAGTTCTGCAACTAAAAAAAGAATATGAAGGTAAAATTGATGTGCTTCTAGGTGTTGAATCCGATTACTTCCCAGATCATGTCGAGATCTACCGTCAAGAGTATGCAAAATACCCGTTCGATTATATTATTGGCTCTGTTCATCTATCAGGCGGTGTCAGTATCTTCAACCGCAACAGGTGGAAAAAACTAAATGAAGAGCAGAAGATCCAGCATAAAGAAGAGTATTATAACCTTATTGCGGAATCAGCACGTTCCGGCATGTTCCAAATTCTCGGGCATATCGATGCAATGAAAGGCTTCTATCCTGCCTTCTCTGATATCGCTACACCTTTGGTTAATGAAACGTTGAAAATCATTGGAGAAGCTGGTGTAGCGATTGAAATCAATACTTCAGGAAAGACGAAGGACGTAGGCGGCTGGTACCCTTCCAATGAAATATTGGAGCAAGCGCTGCATTATGGTGTTGAAGTGACCTTCGGCTCAGATGCTCATCTGCCAAGCCGAGTTGCTGATGATTGGGAAGAAGTTAGCAAGACGTTAAAAGAGATTGGCTTCAACCATTGGGTCTATTTCAAAAATAAACAAAAACAAATCGTTCAACTTTAA